The genomic window GGTCGACCAGCCAAGCTGACCAATTGCAAAGGCAAATTGTTTTGATTTTGGCAACGATTGCTTCATATTCATCTCTCCATCTCTTAATATATTGAAAAACAAGATACGCACAAAGGTAAACGCTTACATTTTTTCAGTAAAACTTTAGCTACTTCTATTATGAATGAAAAGCACTTCTCTGACTAGATGCAATATTAAAGTAGGAAATAGTTTGTTACAGAGGAATCTCGTCACTAAAAAAGTCCACTCTTAACTAAAAAGTGAACTTTGATCTTCTTAATTTATATGAAGCGTTAAACGTTGTCATCTGCATAAGCCGACTGTACTATCAAAAGGGTTCATCATAGAATCTATCAGCTGTTCTAACTTGCCAAAAGCGATATACTGACAATGAGCTGCCCTCGTTTAATTACGCTTGCAAAATATTTCTTTCTAGCTGCTTTAATTGATAAAAATAACCCTTTTTATCAATTAGCTCTGCATAGTTACCTTTTTCAATTATTCTTCCTTGATCCATTACAACAATCTGATCCATTTTTTCTAGTCCAGATAATTGATGACTTACTAGAACGACGGTGTCTTCTTTTGCATAACGATAGAGTACGTTATATATTTGCTGTGCTGTCATGTCGTCTAAGGAGGAAGTAGGCTCATCTAATAGCCACAGTGATCCTTTTTTAGCAATGGCCCGTGCCATACTTAAACGCTGCTTCTCACCACCTGACAAATTACCCCCACCTTCAAACACAGTATCTGCATGAGAAAAGTGTGGTAGCTGCACCTCTTTAAGGAGCTGCTCTATGTCTTCGTCAGATAAGGCACTCGATTCAAGTAATAAATTATCTTTAATTGTCCCTGCAAAGAAATGATTATCCTGCAACACTACCTTCGCCTGATCCCAAAGCTGTTCCTGATTAAGCTCATTCATTGCGACTCTGTCAATAAATATGTCACCTTTATTTGCATGATATAAATTCAGTATTAGTTTTATAATAGTAGACTTCCCAGAGCCACTAGGTCCTACAATCGCTGTTTTAGATCCAGCAGGCAAATGTAAAGTGAAGTCCTGAACAACTTTACGCAGCTCCTCTGGATAACTATATTCAACATTATTTAACATAATAGAGGGAACCTTACTAGATAGCTCCATTTTGCCTTGGTGAAGATGTTCACTGTTTGAATTTGAAGAAACAACAGAATACAGTCGTTTTGTTGCCCGCTCGCTTTCTTCATAATACACCGGTAAAGTTGCCATAGGGGTTGAATGGTCAAATAGAGTTAAGCTTATCATAACAATCATCGCTAGAAACACCCCGTCTAACTTTGCTGTTGATACTAAATAGCTACTCACAGCTATGACGGACCAAAAAATGAGAAAAGAGACTGCTAAGTTAACAGAGTAATTTAAATTAGCTTGTTGACTAGACCGTTCTTGCTCGGCAATATAAGTGCCTGACGCTTCAAACAATTGCTGCTCTTTTGCTTCTAGACGTTGATGAATTTTCAACTCTCGAAATCCTTGAAACCACTCTGTCACCTCAGTGGAAAACTGTACTCGCGACTCACTTACTTGATTGCTTAATGCACGTTGCCTTTTTGCAAACC from Bacillus sp. HMF5848 includes these protein-coding regions:
- the cydC gene encoding thiol reductant ABC exporter subunit CydC; protein product: MKELAYIVNIMLKEKRDVYFSIISGYVAGLAAVGLFAANGYLISQAALHPPLYVLIGMVAVVKIGSIIRAVSRYGERYYSHRATFTMLSDLRVHFYEKLEKMPLSYIQTFRSGDLLARIVGDVESLQNFFLRVLYPPIIMVMVFLSTIIFVSFYSIEVVLILTVGLLLTGIVIPAWFAKRQRALSNQVSESRVQFSTEVTEWFQGFRELKIHQRLEAKEQQLFEASGTYIAEQERSSQQANLNYSVNLAVSFLIFWSVIAVSSYLVSTAKLDGVFLAMIVMISLTLFDHSTPMATLPVYYEESERATKRLYSVVSSNSNSEHLHQGKMELSSKVPSIMLNNVEYSYPEELRKVVQDFTLHLPAGSKTAIVGPSGSGKSTIIKLILNLYHANKGDIFIDRVAMNELNQEQLWDQAKVVLQDNHFFAGTIKDNLLLESSALSDEDIEQLLKEVQLPHFSHADTVFEGGGNLSGGEKQRLSMARAIAKKGSLWLLDEPTSSLDDMTAQQIYNVLYRYAKEDTVVLVSHQLSGLEKMDQIVVMDQGRIIEKGNYAELIDKKGYFYQLKQLERNILQA